The genomic DNA CTTCGAACCGACTCAGTTCCTCGACGGCCTGCCGCTGCCACGTGGCGTTTACGCTAACCCGAAAGCCGAAACCTGGAACCTGGACCGCCTCGCATTGCTGCGTGGCCCAGCGTCCTCACTCTACGGCCAGACCCCACCCGGCGGCCTGCTGGACATGGTCAGCCGCCGTCCGCAGGCCGAAAGCGCAAATGAAATCGAAGTGCAATACGGCAGCGACAACCACCGCCAGATCAACTTCGCCAGCACCGGCAAAATCGATGACCAAGGGCAGTTCCTGTACGGCGTCAGTGGCGTGATTCGCGATGGCGGAACGCAGATCGACCATATAGACGACAAACGCTACAACATTGCCCCAAGCCTGACCTGGAACATCGACGACGACACGTCACTGACCCTGCTGACCCAGTTCACCCGCGACGATACAGGCGCTACCAGCCAGTTCCGCCCCATTCAGGGCACCAAGATCGACATGCCATTCGGTAAGATCTCCCACCACAAGAACCTGGGGGATCCGGACTACGAGTTCTACGACCGTACCTACTACGCGCTGGGCTACGCCTTCGAGCACCGGATCAACGATGTGTGGCAGTTCCGCCAGAACCTTCGCTATACCAAGACTGACCTGTCCTTTCAGACCATCACCCCTGGCAGCTACAACACAACCACTCCTCCGGTACAAGACGACGGTACCGTCAGCCGTATGTCCACCAACACCGATGAAGACATCAGCCAATTTGCAGTGGATAACAACTTCCAGGCTGACTTCACCACTGGGGACATCAGCCACACCCTGCTGGTCGGCCTGGACCACCAACGTGTCAACACCAATTACCTGTCGATCTTCGGCTTCAACGTGCCGGACAGCAACGTCATCAACCCGGTCTACGGGCTGCCAATCACACGGCCGGATCGCTCCACGGCGTTCTATGACTACAACCAGAAAACCCGCCAGACCGGCCTGTATGTTCAGGACCAGATGGCGTTGGGCAACTGGCGCCTGACGCTGGGCGGTCGTGAAGACTGGGTGCATACCAGCACCAGGTTCCTGAACCAGGGCGATGCCACCAACACCCAGAGAGACAAGAAATTCAGCGGCAACGCGGCCATCAGCTACGTCTTCGACTCGGGCTTCGTGCCTTACCTTTCGTATGCCGAGTCGTTCCAGCCGGTCAGCAATGCTGCCGCATCCGCCACGGAGTCTTTCAAACCGACCGAAGGCAAGCAGTGGGAACTGGGCATCAAATACCAGCCACCGGGCTCCAACACCCTGTTGTCCGCAGCCGTATATGACCTGACCCAGAAAAACGTCTCGGTCACCAACAACGAGGGCGGTGTGACCGTTACTAGCCAGACCGGCGAAGTGAAGGTTCGTGGCCTGGAGTTGGAAGCCGTTTCCGACGTCACCGAAAATCTGAAGGTGACTGCGGCCTACACCTTGGCCAAATCCGAAGTGCAGGACGGCATCTACAAAGGCAACCGCCTGCAACTGATGCCTAACCAGCAGGCCTCGCTGTGGGCCGATTACACCTGGCACACCGGCGTGCTCGACGGCTTCGGCATCGGCGCTGGCGCGCGCTACACCGGAAACACCTATGGCGATCAGGGCAACACCTGGCTGGGCAAGGCCGATGCGTACACCGTGTTCGATGCCTCCGTGCACTACGACCTGGGGCGCCTGAGCTCCAGCCTGAAGGGCGCATCGGTAGCGGTCAACGCGACCAACGTGTTCAACAAGGACTACATCTCCACCTGTGACAGTTACTACTGCTACTACGGTGACGAGCGTAGCGTCGTCGCCAGCGCCAGCTACAAGTTCTGAGTACCCAGGGGCCGCTAAGCGGCCCCCATGAGAAATTTCGGTACCGTGATGAAAAGCCAAACCATCCGCCGCTGGTCCGTGATTCACACCTGGAGCAGCCTGGTCTGCACCCTGTTCCTGCTGTTGCTGGCCCTAACCGGCCTGCCGCTGATCTTCCACCACGAAATCGAGCATCTGCTCGGCGACGCACCAAAGCTGCGCGAAATGCCTGCAGGCACCCCGCACCTGGACCTGCAGCAACTGGTGCTCAAGGCCGAGCAGCATCGTCCAGGCGAGGTGATGCAGTACTTCGGCTATGACGAAGACGAACGCAACGGCGTGGTGGCGATCACCGCTGCCACTGCGGGCACCGAACCCAATTCGTCACACACCTTCATGCTCGACGCCCGCACCGGCGAAGCCGTCGCCATGCCGGCCGCCAACGGCGGTTTCATGATGATCATGCTGCGCCTGCACGTCGACATGTTCGCCGGGCTGCCCGGCAAGCTGCTGCTGGCGTTCATGGGTGTGTTGTTCGTTGTCGCGATCATCTCCGGCACCGTGCTCTACGCACCGTTCATGCGCCGCCTGCAATTCGCCACGGTGCGCCACGACAAATCCCGCCGCCTGCGCTGGCTCGACCTGCACAACCTGATCGGGGTGGTGACCCTGGCCTGGGCGCTGACCGTCGGTGTAACCGGGGTCATCAGCGCCCTGTCCGACCTGGTCATCGCCGCCTGGCGCAACGACAGCCTGGCCGCAATGGTCGCGCCCTACCGTGACGCCCCACCACTCACCGAGCGCGCACCGGCCAGCCGCCTGCTGGACATCGCCAAGCAGGCCGCACCCGGAATGCGCCCAGACTTCATCGCCTTCCCCGGCACGCGGTTCTCCAGCGAGCACCATTACGCCGTGTTCATGAAAGGCGCCACCCACCTTACATCGCACCTGCTCACGCCCGTACTGATCGATGCGCGCAGCCTGCAGGTGACGGCAGTGGGCGAACGCCCCTGGTACATGGACGCCATGGGCCTCTCGCAGCCACTGCACTTCGGCGACTACGGCGGGCGGCCGATGCAGATCCTCTGGGCAGTACTCGACGTGTTGACCATCATCGTGCTCGGCAGCGGCCTTTACCTGTGGTGGGGCAAACAGCGCAAAAACCGGGAGGCGCGGGCATGAGCCACAAATCGCAACCGACCCTGCGCATCTTCACCTGGCCTGCCGCCATCAGCCTGCTCGGCGCCGCCGGCCTGTTCGCCGCCTT from Pseudomonas putida includes the following:
- a CDS encoding TonB-dependent siderophore receptor, whose translation is MSRAVDRILRPSLMALAIALAAPLASTALFAAEQSAQRAYDLPSAPLATTLNQIASQSGIALAIDPALVSGRNSAPVNGQYDGLGALQAALLGTGLQLQQSTVGSYSLVAVPDGSLALPETAINADASYESAWGPVDGYLAKRSAAGTKTDTALVEIPRSISVATRQQMSDRGVHSLDDAVRYMPGIVSASFGSDTRYDWMRVRGFEPTQFLDGLPLPRGVYANPKAETWNLDRLALLRGPASSLYGQTPPGGLLDMVSRRPQAESANEIEVQYGSDNHRQINFASTGKIDDQGQFLYGVSGVIRDGGTQIDHIDDKRYNIAPSLTWNIDDDTSLTLLTQFTRDDTGATSQFRPIQGTKIDMPFGKISHHKNLGDPDYEFYDRTYYALGYAFEHRINDVWQFRQNLRYTKTDLSFQTITPGSYNTTTPPVQDDGTVSRMSTNTDEDISQFAVDNNFQADFTTGDISHTLLVGLDHQRVNTNYLSIFGFNVPDSNVINPVYGLPITRPDRSTAFYDYNQKTRQTGLYVQDQMALGNWRLTLGGREDWVHTSTRFLNQGDATNTQRDKKFSGNAAISYVFDSGFVPYLSYAESFQPVSNAAASATESFKPTEGKQWELGIKYQPPGSNTLLSAAVYDLTQKNVSVTNNEGGVTVTSQTGEVKVRGLELEAVSDVTENLKVTAAYTLAKSEVQDGIYKGNRLQLMPNQQASLWADYTWHTGVLDGFGIGAGARYTGNTYGDQGNTWLGKADAYTVFDASVHYDLGRLSSSLKGASVAVNATNVFNKDYISTCDSYYCYYGDERSVVASASYKF
- a CDS encoding PepSY-associated TM helix domain-containing protein — protein: MKSQTIRRWSVIHTWSSLVCTLFLLLLALTGLPLIFHHEIEHLLGDAPKLREMPAGTPHLDLQQLVLKAEQHRPGEVMQYFGYDEDERNGVVAITAATAGTEPNSSHTFMLDARTGEAVAMPAANGGFMMIMLRLHVDMFAGLPGKLLLAFMGVLFVVAIISGTVLYAPFMRRLQFATVRHDKSRRLRWLDLHNLIGVVTLAWALTVGVTGVISALSDLVIAAWRNDSLAAMVAPYRDAPPLTERAPASRLLDIAKQAAPGMRPDFIAFPGTRFSSEHHYAVFMKGATHLTSHLLTPVLIDARSLQVTAVGERPWYMDAMGLSQPLHFGDYGGRPMQILWAVLDVLTIIVLGSGLYLWWGKQRKNREARA